Within Actinoplanes sp. L3-i22, the genomic segment AATTGACGACGTACGGCGAAGAAGCTCTTGATCTGGTGAAAACGCTCGGCGACGAGGTGGGCATCGCCGGCATCTCCGGTGGCGCGGTGCTCGCGGCCCGGCTGGCGACGCGCCGGGACAGCGAGGTCCGGCGGCTGTTGCTGCTGGCCCCGTTCTTCCGCCCGAGCCCGGCGCAGGCACCCGCCGCCCTGATCGACGCCATGACCGTCCTGTACGGCCGCGGCCTGCTCCCGGACCGGATCACCACCCGCGGCTATTCGCTGCGCGCGGTCGCCCAGTACCTGGCGCTCGCCCGCACGATCCGCCCCCGCAACGCCCGCCTCGACACCCTGGCGATGGTCCTCAGCCGGGGTGACACCGTCGTCGACCCCCGCCGCGCGATCGCGGTGGCGACCCGTCTGGCCGGCTCGAGTGGCATTCCGCTGACCCTGGAGAGCATCGAGGGAGCCGGGCACGACGTGCTGAAGGTCCCCGGTTCCGAGAAGCTCTACGCGGACCTCTACGAGGGTCGCCCCGGGCATGGACCAGGGCCGCACACGGGGGCGACCACCCCCTCCGC encodes:
- a CDS encoding carboxylesterase, whose translation is MMDTSEREPSRLLSHGGRTARAVLLLHGYTHDPSQFAGLGAELFARGYNVFIPRAPGHGLPDAHAHRSVTRRQLTTYGEEALDLVKTLGDEVGIAGISGGAVLAARLATRRDSEVRRLLLLAPFFRPSPAQAPAALIDAMTVLYGRGLLPDRITTRGYSLRAVAQYLALARTIRPRNARLDTLAMVLSRGDTVVDPRRAIAVATRLAGSSGIPLTLESIEGAGHDVLKVPGSEKLYADLYEGRPGHGPGPHTGATTPSATAE